Proteins encoded together in one Amphritea japonica ATCC BAA-1530 window:
- the folE gene encoding GTP cyclohydrolase I FolE: protein MEKEFASIIEQLGEDITREGLIDTPKRAAKAMQFLTRGYDQNLEEVINGAMFPTENSEMVIVKDIELYSMCEHHMLPFIGKCHVGYIPKGQVIGLSKIARIVDMFARRLQIQENMTKQVADAIMQATGADGVGVVIEARHMCMMMRGVEKQNSSMKTSMMLGSFRKSQSTRGEFLSLIN from the coding sequence ATGGAAAAAGAATTTGCCAGCATAATCGAACAGTTGGGTGAAGATATCACTCGCGAAGGCCTGATCGACACTCCAAAGCGCGCCGCCAAAGCGATGCAGTTTCTCACTCGTGGTTACGATCAGAACCTTGAAGAAGTCATCAACGGCGCTATGTTCCCAACCGAGAACAGTGAGATGGTGATTGTTAAGGATATCGAGCTCTATTCTATGTGTGAGCACCATATGCTGCCCTTTATCGGGAAATGCCATGTGGGTTATATCCCTAAAGGCCAGGTTATTGGTCTGTCCAAGATCGCCCGGATAGTCGATATGTTTGCCCGTCGATTACAGATCCAGGAAAACATGACCAAGCAGGTTGCCGATGCGATTATGCAGGCGACTGGTGCAGATGGCGTGGGTGTTGTTATTGAAGCACGGCACATGTGCATGATGATGCGCGGTGTAGAAAAGCAAAACAGCAGCATGAAAACATCAATGATGCTGGGCTCATTCAGAAAGAGCCAGTCCACCCGGGGAGAGTTTCTCTCGCTGATTAACTGA
- the prmB gene encoding 50S ribosomal protein L3 N(5)-glutamine methyltransferase: MTINQAQTLKELHTIRDYVRFSMSRFYEYDLYFGHGTDNPWDEAVQLVLGALHLPWNSNPQLLDSRLTSDEKSRVLDFLEQRVIKRRPLPYIIGEAWYAGMPFYVDERVLIPRSPIQELIEQQFSPWLREGPVDRILDLCTGSGCIGIICAYAFEEAEVDLADISAEALEVARRNISRHELSERVTAIESDLFSSLTGRKYDLIVSNPPYVDRADLASMPQEYQHEPDLALGSGSDGLDITKQILRQAEQFLAEDGLLVIEVGNSEVHLQQQYPHIPFTWLELEAGGNGVFLLSAAEVKQYCSSV, translated from the coding sequence ATGACCATCAATCAAGCACAGACGCTTAAAGAATTACATACAATACGCGATTATGTTCGTTTCAGCATGAGCCGTTTTTATGAATACGACCTTTATTTTGGTCACGGCACCGATAATCCATGGGATGAAGCGGTTCAGTTAGTGCTGGGTGCGTTACATCTCCCGTGGAACAGCAATCCGCAGTTGCTGGACTCCCGCCTGACATCAGACGAGAAGTCACGTGTATTGGATTTCCTCGAGCAACGGGTAATAAAACGCCGGCCGCTGCCCTACATTATAGGCGAGGCATGGTATGCGGGTATGCCATTTTATGTTGATGAGCGGGTCTTGATTCCTCGCTCACCAATACAAGAGCTGATCGAACAGCAATTCAGCCCCTGGTTACGGGAAGGACCGGTCGATAGAATTTTAGATCTTTGTACTGGCAGCGGTTGTATCGGAATAATTTGCGCCTATGCCTTTGAAGAGGCCGAAGTTGATCTGGCGGATATCTCAGCAGAGGCGCTTGAAGTTGCCCGCCGGAATATCAGTCGGCATGAGCTGAGCGAACGGGTGACTGCGATTGAAAGCGATCTGTTCAGTAGCTTAACTGGCCGTAAATATGATCTGATAGTGAGCAACCCTCCGTATGTAGACAGAGCAGATCTGGCGAGCATGCCCCAGGAATATCAGCATGAGCCGGATCTGGCGTTGGGATCAGGGTCGGATGGTTTGGATATAACCAAGCAGATTCTGCGTCAGGCTGAGCAGTTCCTGGCAGAGGATGGTTTACTGGTTATCGAAGTGGGTAACAGCGAAGTTCATCTGCAGCAGCAATATCCCCACATCCCATTTACCTGGTTAGAGTTAGAAGCGGGGGGCAATGGCGTCTTTTTGCTTAGCGCCGCTGAGGTTAAACAGTATTGCAGCTCTGTCTGA
- a CDS encoding patatin-like phospholipase family protein, which yields MKTTVSLVLGSGGARGYSHIGVIEELERRGYEIICVAGSSMGALVGGMYAAGRLEEYKDWVISLNRIDVFRMMDLTLRGEGTIRGKRLMANLRDIVGNPLIEELPIPYTAVATDLTHQKEIWFQNGLMLDAIRASIAVPGFFTPVFEEERVLVDGGVLNPIPIIPTVAAHADLIIAVDLNAEACQPRIAMPETRYLDRSGFSDEWHLDGAPQAEDDKEQECVSPKATGRLDVLLNAVEVMQESLGKYKVAGYPPDMLIGIPKDVCSFYEFHRATEMIQLGRELTEKHLIALEQSMR from the coding sequence ATGAAAACGACAGTCTCCCTGGTACTGGGTAGTGGTGGCGCCAGAGGTTATAGCCATATTGGCGTTATCGAAGAGCTTGAGCGCCGCGGTTATGAAATTATCTGCGTTGCTGGCAGCTCCATGGGTGCGCTGGTGGGGGGGATGTATGCCGCGGGCAGGCTGGAAGAATACAAAGACTGGGTGATCAGTCTGAACCGCATCGATGTCTTTAGAATGATGGACCTTACGTTAAGAGGCGAAGGTACCATTCGTGGTAAACGATTAATGGCTAACCTTCGTGACATTGTCGGTAATCCGCTGATCGAGGAGCTGCCGATTCCCTACACAGCGGTAGCGACTGACCTGACACATCAGAAAGAGATCTGGTTTCAAAATGGTTTGATGCTCGACGCGATCAGGGCGTCCATTGCGGTGCCCGGTTTTTTTACCCCGGTGTTTGAAGAGGAGCGGGTGTTAGTGGATGGGGGAGTTCTTAACCCTATACCTATTATTCCCACGGTGGCAGCACATGCAGATCTTATTATTGCAGTAGACCTCAACGCTGAAGCCTGTCAGCCTCGTATCGCTATGCCGGAAACGCGTTATCTGGATCGTTCAGGTTTTAGTGATGAATGGCATCTGGATGGCGCACCCCAGGCTGAAGATGATAAAGAGCAGGAGTGCGTATCACCGAAAGCCACAGGCAGGCTTGATGTTCTGTTGAATGCCGTTGAGGTGATGCAGGAGTCCCTGGGTAAATACAAAGTGGCTGGTTATCCCCCTGATATGTTGATAGGTATTCCCAAAGATGTTTGCAGCTTTTATGAATTTCACCGGGCCACGGAGATGATTCAACTGGGCCGGGAGCTGACAGAAAAGCATTTGATTGCTCTGGAACAGTCGATGCGCTGA
- a CDS encoding alpha/beta fold hydrolase, with protein sequence MGNTLQTDELRFTVNDHQMVAKCWGEPDAKPVLALHGWLDNAATFNRLAPLLPDVRFISLDLMGHGFSDHRPTSTPYYIWDNVQDLMIVADQLKLDRFTLLGHSMGASIATLFAGAFPRRVDKLVLIEGVAPLVTEPDAAAEQLALAIKKRIRMQGRPQKPYPDFDSAVLARMKGRWPVDECAAHGLLERGVIQREDGFYWRSDPKLLLPSVLRLSEEQVESFIRGVTASVLLVLGESGIPQSDRRIANFRTIRTESLSGGHHLHLEEQAAGLIATMINEFIRV encoded by the coding sequence ATGGGTAATACATTGCAAACAGATGAACTGCGTTTTACGGTAAATGATCACCAGATGGTGGCCAAGTGTTGGGGGGAGCCTGATGCTAAACCGGTATTGGCTCTGCATGGTTGGTTAGATAACGCCGCGACGTTTAATCGCTTAGCACCACTGTTACCTGATGTTCGTTTTATTTCGTTAGACCTGATGGGGCATGGTTTTTCCGATCACCGGCCTACTTCGACGCCCTATTATATTTGGGATAACGTGCAAGATCTGATGATCGTTGCCGATCAGTTAAAATTAGACAGATTTACGCTGCTCGGGCACTCAATGGGAGCCAGTATCGCGACATTGTTTGCCGGGGCCTTTCCCCGGCGAGTCGATAAACTGGTATTGATTGAGGGTGTAGCGCCGTTGGTCACTGAGCCGGATGCCGCTGCAGAGCAATTGGCTCTGGCAATCAAAAAACGCATACGAATGCAGGGGCGGCCACAGAAGCCCTATCCGGACTTTGACTCTGCAGTTTTAGCGCGTATGAAGGGCCGCTGGCCTGTCGATGAGTGTGCAGCTCACGGATTACTTGAGCGGGGAGTCATTCAGCGTGAAGATGGTTTTTATTGGCGCAGTGACCCTAAGCTTTTATTACCTTCAGTATTAAGACTGTCAGAGGAGCAGGTAGAGAGCTTTATTCGAGGGGTTACCGCATCCGTGTTATTAGTATTGGGAGAGAGCGGTATCCCGCAAAGTGATCGACGGATCGCTAACTTTCGTACGATCAGAACAGAGAGTTTATCCGGCGGTCATCATCTGCATCTTGAAGAGCAGGCAGCCGGACTGATTGCTACAATGATAAATGAGTTTATTCGGGTTTAA
- a CDS encoding DUF4892 domain-containing protein codes for MRIRAIVQIGFVLLLSVAVQAEEDVRGGEDPQQLPRFPLSWIVSYSEEKVPEYALATGPMKKLEGVISPEKIEISKGLLTRVTYRVPDAHTPKKIFAYYLKNLQSINAEILFQCSSRQCGSSNQWANNYFEVAELYGIDRTQYYLSATTGNMQLALYTVKRGNRRVYIHLDILKPAEQTEESLAADLQQQGFSWLDDSENINPITNYLVRNPQQKILIGSYARTAGEGVSELLSRSNDAANKLAEQLIAAGVETQRIETVGVGPAVPIAGRGKDSGVWVQLR; via the coding sequence ATGCGGATTCGAGCAATTGTACAGATAGGATTTGTCCTGCTTCTTAGTGTTGCAGTGCAGGCTGAAGAGGATGTCAGGGGTGGTGAGGATCCTCAGCAACTCCCGCGGTTTCCATTAAGCTGGATAGTCAGTTATAGCGAGGAAAAAGTGCCTGAGTATGCCCTGGCGACAGGGCCGATGAAAAAACTAGAGGGCGTAATTTCCCCAGAGAAGATCGAGATTTCAAAGGGTTTACTGACGCGCGTTACTTATCGCGTGCCTGATGCTCACACTCCCAAAAAGATTTTTGCGTATTACTTGAAGAATTTACAAAGCATTAATGCTGAAATTCTGTTCCAGTGTAGTAGTCGTCAGTGTGGTAGCAGTAACCAGTGGGCCAATAACTACTTTGAGGTGGCTGAACTGTATGGGATCGACAGGACTCAGTATTACCTGTCAGCAACGACTGGCAATATGCAGTTGGCTCTCTATACCGTCAAAAGAGGTAACCGCAGGGTCTATATTCATTTAGATATTCTTAAGCCTGCGGAACAGACAGAAGAAAGCCTCGCAGCAGATCTGCAACAGCAGGGTTTTAGCTGGCTGGATGATTCGGAAAACATAAACCCCATTACTAATTATCTGGTACGTAATCCGCAGCAAAAGATTTTGATCGGTAGCTACGCTCGTACAGCAGGGGAAGGTGTGTCTGAGCTTCTTAGTCGCAGTAATGACGCTGCGAATAAGCTCGCAGAACAGCTAATTGCAGCCGGTGTTGAGACGCAGCGAATCGAAACGGTGGGGGTGGGGCCTGCAGTGCCAATAGCGGGTCGGGGCAAAGATTCAGGTGTATGGGTACAGTTACGCTGA
- the aroC gene encoding chorismate synthase has protein sequence MSGNTYGKLFTVTTFGESHGPALGCIIDGCPPGIELTEADLQRDLDRRKPGTSRHTTQRREADEVKILSGVFEGKTTGTPIGLLIENTDQRSKDYSNIEETFRPAHADYVYTHKYGFRDYRGGGRSSARETAMRVAAGAVAKKFLAQKGVEVRGYLSQLGPIKIDAFDWDQVEQNPFFCPDVVKVIEMETYMDALRKEGNSVGAKISVSATGIPVGLGEPIFDRLDADLAHALMSINAVKGIEIGDGFACVEQKGTEHRDEMTPEGFLSNHAGGILGGISTGQEITAHIALKPTSSLRLPGQSINSRGEAIEVVTQGRHDPCVGIRATPIAEAMMAIVLMDHFLRHRAQNADVTCETPVLKG, from the coding sequence ATGTCAGGAAACACATACGGTAAGCTTTTTACCGTCACCACCTTCGGCGAAAGCCACGGCCCGGCACTGGGTTGTATTATTGATGGCTGCCCTCCGGGTATCGAGCTGACAGAAGCCGATCTGCAAAGGGATCTGGATCGGCGTAAGCCGGGTACTTCCCGCCATACGACACAGCGACGCGAAGCGGATGAAGTGAAAATTCTCTCCGGTGTGTTTGAGGGAAAAACCACCGGTACGCCTATCGGCTTGTTGATTGAAAATACCGATCAGCGCTCTAAAGACTACTCTAATATCGAAGAAACCTTCCGTCCGGCACATGCTGACTACGTCTACACCCATAAGTATGGCTTTCGTGATTACCGGGGTGGGGGACGTTCATCGGCTCGTGAAACGGCAATGCGAGTTGCTGCCGGCGCTGTCGCCAAGAAGTTTCTTGCACAAAAAGGTGTTGAAGTACGTGGCTACCTGTCACAGTTAGGCCCTATCAAAATCGACGCGTTTGACTGGGACCAGGTAGAACAAAATCCATTCTTTTGTCCCGATGTGGTGAAAGTCATTGAAATGGAAACCTATATGGATGCCCTGCGTAAAGAGGGTAACTCTGTCGGCGCTAAGATCTCTGTATCAGCTACCGGTATTCCTGTGGGCTTAGGCGAGCCGATTTTCGACCGGCTGGATGCCGATCTGGCACATGCACTGATGAGCATCAATGCGGTCAAAGGCATCGAGATCGGTGATGGATTTGCCTGTGTCGAGCAGAAGGGTACTGAGCATCGTGATGAGATGACTCCGGAAGGTTTCCTGTCAAACCATGCCGGCGGTATCTTAGGGGGGATCTCTACTGGTCAGGAGATTACGGCGCATATCGCGTTGAAGCCCACCTCTAGTTTACGTCTGCCGGGGCAGAGCATTAACAGCCGGGGTGAAGCAATTGAAGTGGTCACTCAGGGGCGCCATGACCCTTGTGTTGGCATTCGGGCTACGCCGATTGCCGAAGCGATGATGGCCATTGTGCTGATGGATCACTTTCTGCGGCATCGTGCACAAAATGCCGATGTGACTTGCGAAACACCGGTGCTTAAAGGGTAA
- a CDS encoding PglL family O-oligosaccharyltransferase, whose product MTDKILRMTPQQFGLILLGILFLPATLFFQPNLGGIGMSISHNITVWIAAVLVISSATFVLLKSKQFSSPSVWLAMAALPMSMIMLGYIVDSFLPTQWLFRQLYILGGFLFLIALFQFHFTNRDIETVLFILLISGIIHGFYGASQIFWPNILPLWITPSNEIPYSVFQQINMHASFQATILLVGFYLLSRPVTLKSGPVLKLILVSSIFLSCFTVAYSGSRTGLLASGVGVIILTLCNWRSFLNRKNLSSAVLISVIAALFFGSQGLQRGSQKLEDLTVKNSLGVAESGSNSRINIYKISIEVFLQQPLNGHGIGSFQKVWHEQKADYLERFPEANLPAARLSHPHNELLFWMVEGGGIAIGGILISVIAIIYASFSCGWRRGLNYIALLIPIGLHTLVELPFYISNIPWFLLLFLIFLILSHNCKSKPFVLSHMAELTVRWSVTILSLGITVVMLQTIQANHNTIRFLKEGMAEPALLQPALSNPFFSNTAEFYFMRTLLLRELDARQGKFAPQFIDWASSYIEYTPMPQLYIDLSRAYLATGDKAKAIETIEDGLARYPRIDRLKESARIIRNAANN is encoded by the coding sequence ATGACTGACAAGATATTGCGGATGACTCCACAGCAGTTCGGCCTGATATTATTGGGTATCCTGTTTCTGCCTGCGACGCTTTTCTTCCAGCCTAACCTCGGCGGGATAGGTATGTCGATATCCCATAACATCACAGTCTGGATCGCAGCTGTTCTAGTTATATCCTCAGCAACTTTTGTCTTACTCAAATCAAAGCAGTTTTCATCTCCCAGCGTCTGGTTGGCGATGGCGGCTCTTCCTATGAGCATGATTATGCTAGGCTATATCGTTGATAGCTTCCTACCCACCCAATGGTTATTCCGGCAACTGTATATTTTGGGTGGTTTTCTCTTTCTTATTGCGCTTTTCCAATTTCATTTTACTAACCGGGATATCGAAACAGTTCTCTTCATACTGTTGATATCGGGAATTATTCACGGATTCTACGGGGCTTCTCAAATTTTTTGGCCTAACATTCTGCCGTTATGGATAACCCCAAGCAATGAAATCCCATACAGCGTTTTTCAACAGATCAACATGCACGCATCATTCCAGGCAACTATCCTTCTTGTCGGCTTTTACCTACTAAGTCGCCCGGTTACTCTTAAAAGCGGCCCGGTGCTTAAATTAATTCTAGTGAGTAGTATTTTTCTCAGCTGTTTTACCGTTGCTTACTCAGGATCGCGGACAGGGCTCCTAGCATCTGGAGTCGGCGTCATCATACTGACCCTGTGCAACTGGCGCAGCTTTCTTAATCGCAAAAATTTATCCAGTGCAGTACTGATATCAGTGATTGCTGCATTGTTTTTTGGAAGCCAAGGGCTTCAACGTGGTTCGCAAAAACTCGAAGACCTAACAGTGAAAAACAGCTTAGGCGTTGCCGAATCAGGCTCTAATAGCCGCATCAATATATATAAAATATCTATTGAAGTGTTTCTTCAGCAACCGCTTAATGGTCATGGAATTGGTAGCTTTCAAAAAGTCTGGCATGAGCAGAAAGCTGATTACCTAGAACGTTTTCCTGAAGCCAACCTCCCTGCCGCACGACTCAGCCACCCTCACAATGAATTATTGTTCTGGATGGTTGAAGGAGGGGGAATCGCCATAGGGGGAATTCTGATTTCAGTGATCGCTATTATCTACGCGTCATTCAGCTGCGGCTGGCGTCGTGGTTTAAATTATATAGCGCTATTAATCCCAATTGGTCTACACACTCTGGTAGAGCTTCCGTTTTACATCAGCAATATCCCATGGTTTCTGCTGCTTTTTTTAATCTTTCTGATATTGAGTCACAACTGTAAGTCTAAGCCATTTGTACTAAGCCACATGGCAGAATTAACGGTTAGGTGGTCTGTCACTATACTGAGTTTAGGTATTACAGTTGTTATGCTTCAGACAATTCAGGCAAATCACAATACTATCCGTTTTCTAAAAGAAGGCATGGCAGAACCTGCTTTGCTTCAACCCGCATTAAGCAACCCATTTTTCAGCAACACTGCCGAGTTCTACTTCATGCGTACACTACTATTACGGGAACTTGATGCTCGACAGGGAAAGTTTGCTCCCCAATTTATCGATTGGGCATCCAGCTATATAGAGTACACTCCTATGCCCCAACTCTACATCGACTTGTCCCGCGCATACCTGGCGACCGGAGATAAAGCG
- a CDS encoding Smr/MutS family protein — translation MSENDLPDENELDFSAAMKGVSRHTDDRADLRGQPKKLKLADDETTRYKRQVAVQDEEMVVDGLTSEVINLVETEDELIYAAPGVQLKVMKKLKQGHLPWDAGLDLHGYTLDDARTELSSFIRECSLRQLRCVMVVHGKSNSVEGQQALMKSYVNDWLQQMPQVIAFSSAQPKDGGTGALYVLLKRAK, via the coding sequence ATGTCTGAAAACGATCTGCCTGATGAAAATGAATTAGATTTCTCTGCTGCCATGAAGGGAGTCAGCCGTCATACCGATGATCGGGCTGATCTTCGCGGGCAACCAAAAAAGTTAAAGTTAGCTGACGATGAAACCACCCGCTATAAACGACAGGTGGCCGTTCAGGATGAAGAGATGGTTGTCGACGGCCTCACATCAGAAGTTATTAATCTGGTAGAAACTGAAGATGAACTCATCTACGCCGCGCCAGGTGTACAGCTTAAAGTAATGAAGAAGCTCAAACAGGGGCATTTACCCTGGGATGCAGGGCTGGATCTTCACGGCTATACTTTGGACGACGCTCGCACTGAGCTAAGCAGCTTCATTCGTGAGTGCAGCTTGCGACAGTTACGCTGTGTCATGGTGGTCCACGGCAAGTCAAACAGCGTAGAAGGACAGCAGGCACTGATGAAGTCTTATGTGAATGACTGGCTGCAACAGATGCCCCAGGTAATCGCATTCTCGTCAGCACAACCGAAAGATGGCGGTACCGGCGCACTCTATGTATTACTTAAGCGCGCAAAATAA